In Cerasicoccus sp. TK19100, one DNA window encodes the following:
- the cysC gene encoding adenylyl-sulfate kinase — MPETPDNIYQIFDRMLPRADRESALKQRSHVFWLFGLSGSGKSTLAVALERELFQRGLFAQVLDGDNIRSGLNKDLGFSDEDRLENIRRIGEVAKLFKDAGVITITSFICPKEELRQLAKEIVGDEDFSDIYVKASYERCQERDPKGLYKKVQAGQVKQFTGKDSGFEEPAAPALIIDTENETIEQSVQRLLDYVLARVSAK; from the coding sequence ATGCCCGAAACACCCGACAACATTTACCAGATATTCGACCGCATGCTTCCGCGGGCCGACCGCGAGTCGGCGCTCAAGCAGCGCTCGCATGTCTTTTGGTTGTTCGGCCTGAGTGGCTCGGGCAAGTCGACGTTGGCGGTCGCCCTGGAGCGCGAACTCTTCCAGCGTGGTCTCTTTGCCCAAGTGCTCGACGGCGATAATATCCGCAGCGGCCTGAACAAAGACCTCGGCTTTTCCGACGAAGACCGCCTGGAAAACATCCGCCGCATCGGCGAGGTGGCCAAGCTGTTTAAGGACGCCGGCGTGATCACGATCACTTCCTTCATTTGCCCGAAGGAGGAGCTTCGCCAATTGGCTAAGGAGATCGTGGGCGACGAAGATTTTTCCGACATTTACGTGAAGGCCAGCTACGAGCGTTGCCAGGAGCGCGACCCGAAAGGCCTTTATAAGAAAGTACAGGCTGGCCAGGTGAAGCAATTTACCGGCAAGGACAGCGGCTTCGAAGAGCCTGCCGCGCCCGCGCTGATCATCGACACTGAAAACGAAACCATTGAACAAAGCGTGCAGCGGCTGCTCGACTACGTGTTGGCCCGCGTGAGCGCGAAATAA